DNA from Bacillus sp. Marseille-P3661:
ACATTCCAAATGGTACCATTTATCTTTACTGGAGAAAAGGCCAAGCTGTCTGCGCCAGTATTAGGATTTATTGCAGCCATTGCAGCGTATGGTGCATTCTTAATTCCGAAAATTTTCGGTTGGTCAATTGACACAACAGGAAGTGGACATTTGGCTTTATATTTATTCTTAGCTTATTATGCTGTGAGTTTAGTAGTTTGTTGGTATTTCTATGTTCGTAAAAATGCAGAAGTTAAGTGCTAGCATTAAAGAGAGTATGTGGGAATTGGGTTTTGGGTTTTGGTGAGAAGCTGTGGGGGCAGCTTCTTTTTTTGGTTTCTATTATGCCCCGTCAGAGCGAAAATCTAGGCGTAAGGTAAAGAAAATCATCTAATCGTGCCCGTTAGAGCGAAAATCAAGGCGTAACGGTAGCGAAAAAAGCAAAGATTTCCCATTAACTAATGATAACGATGGGGTCAGTGTCTAATCGTGCCCATGCACACGAAAATCTAGCAGTAGCGGTAATGAAAAGCAGCTAATCATGCCCGTCAGAGTGAAAATCAAGGCGTGAAGGTAACGAAAAAAGTAAAGACTTTCCATTAACTAATAATAACGATGGGTTCAGTGTCTAATCGTGCCCATGCACACGAAAATCTAGCAGTAGCGGTAATGAAAAGCAGCTAATTGTGCCCGTCAGAGTGAAAATCAAGGCGCGCCGGTAACGAAAAACATCTAATCGTGCCCGTCAGAGCGAAAATCAAGGCACGAAGGTAACGAATAGCAGCTAATCATGCCCGTCAGAGCGAAAATCAAGGCACGAAGGTAACGAAAAACATCTAATCGTGCCCGTCAGAGCGAAAATCAAGGTACGAAGGTAACGAATAACATTTAATCGTGCCCGTCAGAGCGAAAATCAAGGTACGAAGGTAACGAATAACATCTAATCGTGCCCGTCAGAGCGAAAATCAAGGCACGAAGGTAACGAATAGCAGCTAATTATGCCCGTCAGAGCGAAAATCAAGGCACGAAGGTAACGAATAACATCTAATCGTGCCCGTCAGAGCGAAAATCAAGGCACGAAGGTAACGAAAAACATCTAATCGTGCCCGTCAGAGCGAAAATCAAGGCACGAAGGTAACGAATAACACCTAATTGTGCCTGTCAGAGCGAAAACCCAGTCGTGAAGGTAACGAAAAACATCTAATGAAGGTAACGAAAAACATCTAATCGTGCCCGTCAGAGCGAAAATCAAGGCACGAAGGTAACGAATAACAGCTAATTGTGCCTGTCAGAGCGAAAACCCAGTCGTGAAGGTAACGAAAAACATCTAATCGTGCCCGTCAGAGCGAAAATCAAGGCACGAAGGTAACGAATAGCAGCTAATTATGCCCGTCAGAGCGAAAATCAAGGCACGAAGGTAACGAAAAACATCTAATCGTGCCCGTCAGAGCGAAAATCAAGGCACGAAGGTAACGAAAAACATCTAATCGTGCCCGTCAGAGCGAAAATCAAGGCACGAAGGTAACGAATAGCAGCTAATCGTGCCCGTCAGAGCGAAAATCCAGGCACGCCGGAAACGAAAAACATCTAATCGTGCCCATCAGAGCGAAAATCCAGGCGTGAAGGTAACGAAAAGCAACTAATCGTGCCCGTCAGAGCGAAAATCAAGGTACGAAGGTAACGAAAAGCAACTAATCGTGCCCATCAGTACGTAAACCCAAGCGCTAACAAATACTATATTAATATATATGTGCCGTAGTTTATAACTTACAGGATTTTATCGCTCGCTACATCTTGACATAATAAGAAGAACGTCCTTTATTCAATAGCTTAAAATTATTGGCTAGGACCCTACGAATCGTCTTCTTTGAACCAATTACCTTGCACCATTCGTGTATTGTGTTTGTGGTAATTTTTCTATCAGGGAATAGGTACTGAAATTCCTCAACATTTCGTAAAATTGCTGGTGTTACTAATTCTTTGTTGCCACATACATTGCATAGTAGCTTTTCATCTACTACGGTGAGCTTAAACGAGTCACAAGACAAGCAAGATATTCCTTTCTCTAGTTGCTCATAAGTATAGGGCGGTATGTTAGTATAAAGTGATTCTTTTATGTGAAGAGATACAAGTTGGTTTGCTAATTTTAAATGTTTAGCGTTTAGCTTTGAAGATTTCGTGTGTAGCTTGTTCAATAAACGACCTAGATGTGCAGGGAAAATAATTGGTAAGTTACGAGGGGCTTTGTATATATAGGACTCCGGATTCATTAAGACAACGTACGACTCAATAGGGGCGTGCAGCCCTAAGTTTTGTAATTGGCGACGCAATAACGACTCAGTGCGGCTCAATTGGTTGATCGGATTTTTGATTTCAGTTGTGGCTACAGTATACCAACGATCATCTTCGATATAAAGGTCTACGTCAAAGTATTTGATTTCAAACAAATAGTTCGTGTCCTGCGAAATCAATAATGTGTCGACCTGAAAGTGGGTTTTGTTTTGTTCAAGTAGTAAATCATTTAAAATCAGCCAGTCATCGGAAAGATTCTTCAATCTTTCATCAAATGCCAATTCACCTTTAAAGCCTTTGTCGAGGTTTTGGTAATAATTTAAGTCAGATGCTGATAAATCCATTCGATTCTTTAAAGCTCTTAGAATCTTTAGTTCCTTTGGTTCGTAGCGAGACTTAATAAGCATATTTGCATCCCCATTCAAATATAGTATTCACTTCAAATTAATAGTATGAGCTAACTGCTATATTTACAAGAAAATTTTTCATATAAAATAAAACCCACCAACTTAGGTGGGTTTATAAATATAAACTATTAATCAATCGTTACATCTCCATCGTCTTCGCCGTCAGCATAAAATGTATCTAAGCGACTGGCGTTATCACTGTCATTAATTCTTCCATCAATGAATGCATCCTCAAATTCGTCTAACATATCATCAACAATATCTTGAAGGAAATCTAGCTTTTCATCCTCATCTAACGTGTCCCAATCTGCTTTATCTACCTCAATAGTGATATCAATATCTTCTTCATCACCGCTTAATGAGATGGCGACATCATCTAAGTCGCGGAAATCTTCATAGTCATCATTTAACTGATCCTCTAAGTCATCTAAATCAACTCCGGTGTTTTCAAACTCAATGTCGCCATCTGAATTAGATTCGAAGGTTGCAAGTGTATCAGAATTATAGCCATCCTTAATAGTGCCTTCAATTTCAGCATCCTCATAATCATCTAAAATATCATCGACGATTTCCTGAAGAAAATCTTCTTTTTCGCTATCAGATAAATCATCCCAATCACGAGAATCAACATCAATTCGAATATCAATTAAATCCTCATCACCTGCTAAAAAGATCTCAACATCGTCAATATCATCATAATCTCCATAATCATCATTTAGTTGATCTTCTAGATCACCTAGATCAACTTCTTTTCCTTTTAAATTATTAAGCTCGGTTTGAAGCTTTAAAATTTGTGCATCCTTTGCAGAGATTTGCGCTTTTAACGAATCAATAGTAGCTTGACTGATCGGGGTAGAGTTATCTGCAATTTTAATTGTTTGTGTAACACCATCCCAAATTACACTCTTATTAAAAAGTTCCCCCATCATTCGAAGTGGAATAAACGTGGTTCCATTTACGATAAACGGTTCATCACTAGGCTCGACACTTACGAGTTGATTATTATTCATGATCTTAATATTGTTATAATGGGCATCTAAGGATTTTCTTGCTTGTGATGCATCCACACTATGTGTAAATAAAATACCAGAGATAAGAACTCCAGCTGACAAAGCAGCAATTGGTTTCTTGATAAATCGCATATTACTATTTCCTCCTTAAAATAAATTAATAGATTTAAAAGCCAACACTATACAGACGTCATTCTACTAGATTTGGTTTCATTTTCCAACAAAAAACACCAAGAAATTGATAAATTTTACATAATTTCCACCGTGGTTAAAGAAAATAGATGCTATAAACTGATAAAATTCTGAAAAATAAAAAAG
Protein-coding regions in this window:
- a CDS encoding stalk domain-containing protein, with product MRFIKKPIAALSAGVLISGILFTHSVDASQARKSLDAHYNNIKIMNNNQLVSVEPSDEPFIVNGTTFIPLRMMGELFNKSVIWDGVTQTIKIADNSTPISQATIDSLKAQISAKDAQILKLQTELNNLKGKEVDLGDLEDQLNDDYGDYDDIDDVEIFLAGDEDLIDIRIDVDSRDWDDLSDSEKEDFLQEIVDDILDDYEDAEIEGTIKDGYNSDTLATFESNSDGDIEFENTGVDLDDLEDQLNDDYEDFRDLDDVAISLSGDEEDIDITIEVDKADWDTLDEDEKLDFLQDIVDDMLDEFEDAFIDGRINDSDNASRLDTFYADGEDDGDVTID
- a CDS encoding nuclease-related domain-containing protein; translation: MLIKSRYEPKELKILRALKNRMDLSASDLNYYQNLDKGFKGELAFDERLKNLSDDWLILNDLLLEQNKTHFQVDTLLISQDTNYLFEIKYFDVDLYIEDDRWYTVATTEIKNPINQLSRTESLLRRQLQNLGLHAPIESYVVLMNPESYIYKAPRNLPIIFPAHLGRLLNKLHTKSSKLNAKHLKLANQLVSLHIKESLYTNIPPYTYEQLEKGISCLSCDSFKLTVVDEKLLCNVCGNKELVTPAILRNVEEFQYLFPDRKITTNTIHEWCKVIGSKKTIRRVLANNFKLLNKGRSSYYVKM